The Pseudomonas asiatica genome has a segment encoding these proteins:
- a CDS encoding multifunctional CCA addition/repair protein: MHIYKVGGAVRDRLLGRPVSDIDWLVVGATVEEMHAKGFRPVGADFPVFLHPKTGEEYALARTERKSGRGYGGFTFHASPDVTLEEDLIRRDLTINAMAEDETGTVYDPYHGQSDLDQRLLRHVSPAFAEDPLRVLRVARFAARYAPLGFRVADETLELMRQISASGELQALTAERSWKEIERALMEAQPQVFFQVLHACGALRELLPELDDAPEALAALEQAAMHERPLHVRWACLLQSLTPAAIKVINQRLKAPRECQELALLTGECLKLGNQALELPATALLELLQKFDVYRRPQRFEDFLIACEMTALGEGKAGYPQADYLRGAAAAARAVDVKPLVQAGLTGQALGEALKGERLRALEAYKLG, from the coding sequence ATGCACATCTACAAAGTCGGCGGCGCCGTGCGCGACCGCCTGCTCGGCCGCCCTGTCAGCGATATCGACTGGCTGGTGGTCGGCGCCACGGTCGAGGAAATGCACGCCAAGGGCTTTCGTCCGGTCGGCGCTGATTTCCCGGTGTTCCTGCACCCGAAAACCGGCGAGGAATATGCCCTGGCGCGCACCGAGCGCAAGAGCGGGCGCGGCTACGGCGGCTTCACCTTCCACGCCAGCCCCGATGTGACCTTGGAAGAAGACCTGATCCGCCGTGACCTGACCATCAATGCAATGGCCGAGGACGAGACGGGTACGGTGTACGACCCCTATCACGGCCAGAGCGATCTCGATCAGCGCCTTTTACGCCATGTTTCCCCGGCATTCGCCGAAGATCCTTTGCGCGTGCTGCGTGTTGCGCGCTTTGCTGCCCGATATGCGCCGCTGGGTTTCCGGGTTGCCGATGAGACGCTTGAGCTGATGCGCCAGATCAGTGCCTCGGGCGAACTGCAGGCACTGACCGCCGAGCGCAGCTGGAAGGAAATCGAGCGGGCACTGATGGAGGCGCAGCCGCAGGTGTTCTTCCAGGTGCTGCATGCTTGTGGAGCCCTGCGGGAGCTGCTGCCAGAGCTTGATGACGCTCCCGAGGCCCTGGCGGCGCTGGAACAGGCGGCAATGCACGAACGGCCCCTGCATGTACGCTGGGCCTGCCTGCTGCAGTCGCTGACACCGGCCGCGATCAAAGTCATCAACCAGCGCCTGAAGGCGCCGCGAGAGTGCCAGGAGTTGGCATTGCTGACGGGTGAGTGCCTGAAACTGGGCAACCAGGCGCTGGAACTGCCTGCCACGGCACTGCTGGAGCTGTTGCAGAAGTTCGATGTGTACCGGCGGCCACAGCGGTTCGAAGACTTCCTGATCGCTTGCGAGATGACAGCGCTGGGCGAGGGCAAAGCGGGTTATCCACAGGCCGACTACCTGCGAGGGGCAGCGGCGGCGGCGCGGGCAGTGGATGTCAAGCCGTTGGTGCAGGCTGGGCTGACTGGCCAGGCCTTGGGGGAAGCGCTCAAAGGTGAACGGCTGAGAGCGCTCGAGGCTTACAAGCTCGGCTGA
- a CDS encoding SpoVR family protein yields the protein MTARAQRRQPISTGSEWTFELIQTYDREISRLAERYALDTYPNQIEVITAEQMMDAYASVGMPLGYHHWSYGKQFLSTEKSYSRGQMGLAYEIVINSDPCIAYLMEENTMCMQALVIAHACYGHNSFFKGNYLFRTWTDASSIIDYLVFAKQYIAQCEERHGIDAVEDLIDSCHALMNYGVDRYKRPYPISAEEERRRQKEREEHLQRQINDLWRTIPKSADKGNERDDARFPAEPQENILYFIEKNAPLLEPWQREVVRIVRKIAQYFYPQRQTQVMNEGWATFWHYTLMNDLYDEGLITEGFMMEFLQSHTSVVFQPGFDSPYYNGINPYALGFAMYTDIRRMCENPTEEDRRWFPDIAGSDWLSTIKFAMSSFKDESFILQYLSPKVMRDLKLFSILDDDQRDDLYVPAIHDEAGYRTIRELLAAQYNLGNREPNVQIWSVDRRGDRSLTLRHQQHNRKPLGDSTDEVLKHLHRLWGFDIHLETVQGEQVMKTHHMPPRGEHGESADYGRMDLAVIHHL from the coding sequence ATGACCGCCAGAGCACAGAGACGCCAACCTATTTCCACCGGGTCCGAGTGGACGTTCGAACTGATCCAGACCTACGACCGGGAAATCAGCCGTCTGGCCGAGCGTTACGCCCTGGACACCTACCCCAACCAGATCGAGGTGATTACCGCCGAGCAGATGATGGACGCCTACGCCTCGGTCGGCATGCCGCTGGGTTATCACCACTGGTCCTACGGCAAGCAGTTCCTCAGCACGGAGAAGTCCTACAGCCGTGGCCAGATGGGCCTGGCCTACGAGATCGTGATCAACTCCGACCCGTGCATCGCCTATCTGATGGAAGAAAACACCATGTGCATGCAGGCACTGGTTATCGCCCATGCCTGCTACGGCCATAACAGTTTCTTCAAGGGCAACTACCTGTTCCGCACCTGGACCGACGCCAGCTCGATCATCGACTACCTGGTGTTCGCCAAGCAGTACATCGCCCAGTGCGAAGAGCGCCATGGCATCGATGCCGTGGAAGACCTGATCGACTCCTGCCACGCCCTGATGAACTACGGCGTCGACCGTTACAAGCGGCCTTATCCGATTTCCGCCGAAGAGGAGCGGCGGCGCCAGAAGGAGCGCGAGGAGCACCTGCAGCGGCAGATCAATGACCTGTGGCGCACCATTCCGAAGAGTGCCGACAAGGGTAACGAGCGCGATGATGCACGCTTCCCCGCCGAACCGCAGGAAAACATCCTGTATTTCATCGAGAAGAACGCCCCGCTGCTGGAGCCCTGGCAACGTGAAGTGGTGCGCATCGTGCGCAAGATCGCCCAGTATTTCTACCCGCAGCGCCAGACCCAGGTGATGAACGAAGGCTGGGCGACGTTCTGGCACTACACGCTGATGAACGACCTGTACGATGAGGGGCTGATCACCGAAGGCTTCATGATGGAGTTCCTGCAGTCGCACACCAGCGTGGTGTTCCAGCCCGGCTTCGACAGCCCCTACTACAACGGCATCAACCCCTACGCACTGGGCTTTGCGATGTACACCGACATCCGCCGCATGTGCGAAAACCCGACTGAAGAAGATCGCCGCTGGTTCCCCGACATTGCCGGCAGTGACTGGCTTTCTACCATCAAGTTCGCCATGAGCAGCTTCAAGGACGAGAGCTTCATCCTGCAGTACCTGTCGCCGAAGGTCATGCGCGATCTGAAGCTGTTCAGCATCCTCGATGACGACCAGCGCGACGACCTGTATGTACCTGCCATCCACGACGAGGCCGGCTACCGGACCATTCGCGAACTGCTGGCGGCGCAGTACAACCTGGGCAACCGCGAACCGAACGTGCAGATCTGGAGCGTCGACCGCCGCGGCGACCGCTCGCTGACCTTGCGTCACCAGCAGCACAACCGCAAACCGCTGGGCGATTCTACCGATGAAGTGCTCAAGCACCTGCACCGCCTGTGGGGCTTCGACATCCACCTGGAGACCGTCCAGGGCGAGCAGGTGATGAAGACCCACCACATGCCACCACGCGGCGAGCACGGCGAAAGTGCCGACTACGGCCGCATGGACCTGGCTGTCATCCACCACCTCTAG
- a CDS encoding YeaH/YhbH family protein, which produces MSYVIDRRLNGKNKSTVNRQRFLRRYREHIKKAVEEAVSRRSIMDMEHGEQISIPGRDIDEPVLHHGRGGKQTIVHPGNKEFTAGEHIPRPQGGGGGSGRGKAGNSGEGMDDFVFQITQEEFLEFMFEDLELPNLVKRHLTGADTFKTVRAGIANEGNPSRINIVRTLRSAHARRIALTGSSRALLREAQKELARLKVEEPDNFTDIQEVEHEIERLKARINRLPFLDTFDLKYNLLVKQPNPSSKAVMFCLMDVSGSMTQATKDIAKRFFILLYLFLKRNYDRIEVVFIRHHTSAREVDEEEFFYSRETGGTIVSSALKLMQEVMAERYPASDWNIYAAQASDGDNWNDDSPICRDILAKQIMPHVQYYTYVEITPREHQALWYEYERIGEAFPDTFAQQQLVSAGDIYPVFRELFQRRLAT; this is translated from the coding sequence ATGAGCTACGTTATAGATCGACGCCTGAACGGCAAGAACAAGAGCACGGTGAACCGCCAGCGCTTCCTGCGGCGGTACCGCGAACACATCAAGAAAGCCGTCGAAGAGGCGGTAAGCCGCCGTTCCATCATGGACATGGAACATGGCGAGCAGATCAGCATCCCGGGGCGCGACATCGACGAACCGGTGCTGCACCATGGTCGCGGGGGCAAGCAGACCATCGTGCACCCAGGCAACAAGGAATTCACCGCCGGTGAACACATCCCCAGGCCACAAGGCGGTGGCGGTGGCAGCGGCCGAGGCAAGGCCGGCAACTCCGGCGAAGGCATGGACGACTTCGTCTTCCAGATCACCCAGGAAGAATTCCTCGAGTTCATGTTCGAGGACCTCGAACTGCCCAACCTGGTCAAACGTCACCTGACCGGGGCCGACACCTTCAAGACCGTGCGCGCCGGTATCGCCAACGAAGGCAACCCGTCACGCATCAACATCGTGCGCACCCTGCGTTCGGCCCATGCCCGGCGCATCGCCCTGACCGGCAGCAGCCGCGCACTGCTGCGCGAAGCGCAGAAGGAACTCGCCCGCCTGAAGGTCGAGGAACCCGACAACTTCACCGATATCCAGGAAGTCGAACACGAGATCGAACGCCTGAAGGCACGCATCAACCGCCTGCCCTTCCTCGACACCTTCGACCTCAAGTACAACCTGCTGGTCAAGCAGCCCAACCCCAGCTCCAAGGCGGTGATGTTCTGCCTGATGGACGTGTCCGGCTCGATGACCCAGGCCACCAAGGACATCGCCAAGCGCTTCTTCATCCTGCTGTACCTGTTCCTCAAGCGTAACTACGACCGCATCGAAGTGGTGTTCATCCGCCACCACACCAGCGCCCGTGAAGTCGACGAGGAAGAATTCTTCTATTCGCGGGAAACCGGCGGCACCATCGTTTCCAGCGCGCTGAAGCTGATGCAGGAGGTCATGGCCGAACGCTACCCGGCCAGCGACTGGAACATCTACGCCGCCCAGGCTTCCGACGGCGACAACTGGAACGACGACTCGCCGATCTGCCGCGACATCCTGGCCAAGCAGATCATGCCGCATGTGCAGTACTACACTTACGTTGAAATCACCCCGCGTGAACACCAGGCGCTGTGGTACGAATACGAGCGCATCGGCGAAGCCTTCCCCGACACGTTCGCCCAGCAGCAGTTGGTATCGGCCGGCGATATCTACCCGGTCTTCCGTGAACTCTTCCAGCGCAGGTTAGCCACATGA
- the plsY gene encoding glycerol-3-phosphate 1-O-acyltransferase PlsY — translation MFWLLALLAYLLGSLSFAIVLSRLTGSPDPRSSGSGNAGATNMLRLAGRKLAILTLLGDLCKGLLPVLLARGAGLDLHAQAWVGVCAVLGHLFPLYFRFQGGKGVATAAGMLMALYFPAALLAIGAWLLTFYLTRTSSLAALIATPLTLPLLAWREPEALLPITVLTAMIVWRHRSNLRDLFAGRERHF, via the coding sequence ATGTTTTGGTTACTGGCGTTGCTCGCCTACCTGCTCGGCTCGCTGTCCTTCGCCATCGTCCTCAGCCGCCTTACGGGCAGCCCGGACCCGCGTTCCAGCGGTTCAGGCAATGCCGGCGCCACCAACATGCTACGCCTGGCAGGCCGCAAACTGGCGATCCTGACCCTGCTTGGCGACCTGTGCAAGGGCCTGTTGCCGGTACTGCTCGCCCGCGGTGCCGGGCTGGACCTGCACGCGCAGGCCTGGGTTGGCGTGTGCGCAGTGCTGGGCCACCTGTTCCCGCTGTACTTCCGCTTCCAGGGCGGCAAGGGCGTGGCAACCGCCGCCGGCATGCTCATGGCCCTGTACTTCCCGGCCGCGCTGCTGGCCATCGGTGCCTGGCTGCTGACCTTCTACCTCACCCGCACCAGCTCGCTGGCGGCGCTGATCGCCACACCGCTGACCTTGCCATTGCTGGCCTGGCGCGAGCCAGAGGCCCTGCTGCCGATCACTGTGCTGACGGCGATGATCGTATGGCGCCACCGCAGCAACCTGCGCGACCTGTTCGCAGGCCGCGAACGGCACTTCTAA
- the tsaD gene encoding tRNA (adenosine(37)-N6)-threonylcarbamoyltransferase complex transferase subunit TsaD has product MLVLGLETSCDETGVALYDSERGLLADALFSQIDLHRVFGGVVPELASRDHVKRMLPLIRQVLDEAGCVATEIDAIAYTAGPGLVGALLVGASCAQALAFAWDIPAIGVHHMEGHLLAPMLEENPPEFPFVALLVSGGHTQLVRVDGIGQYELLGESLDDAAGEAFDKTAKLIGLNYPGGPEIARLAERGVPGRFVFPRPMTDRPGLEFSFSGLKTFALNTWQQCRDAGDDSEQTRCDLSLAFQQAVVETLTIKCKRALKQTGLQRLVIAGGVSANKALRASLEDMLGSIKGNVYYARPQFCTDNGAMIAYAGCQRLLAGQKQDLAISVQARWPMEQLPPV; this is encoded by the coding sequence ATGCTAGTACTGGGATTGGAAACATCCTGCGACGAAACTGGCGTCGCATTATACGACAGCGAACGCGGTTTGTTGGCCGACGCGCTGTTCAGCCAGATCGACCTGCACCGCGTGTTCGGCGGTGTGGTGCCAGAGCTTGCCTCGCGTGACCACGTCAAGCGCATGCTGCCACTCATCCGCCAGGTGCTGGATGAGGCCGGCTGCGTCGCCACCGAGATCGACGCCATCGCCTACACCGCGGGCCCTGGCCTGGTCGGTGCCCTGCTGGTGGGGGCCTCCTGCGCCCAGGCGCTGGCCTTTGCCTGGGACATTCCGGCGATTGGCGTACACCACATGGAAGGCCACTTGCTGGCACCCATGCTGGAAGAAAACCCGCCGGAGTTTCCGTTCGTCGCTTTGTTGGTTTCCGGTGGCCACACGCAGTTGGTGCGGGTCGATGGCATCGGCCAGTACGAGCTGCTGGGCGAGAGCCTGGACGACGCCGCCGGCGAAGCGTTCGACAAGACCGCCAAGCTGATCGGCCTGAACTACCCCGGTGGCCCGGAAATCGCCCGCCTGGCCGAGCGCGGCGTGCCTGGCCGCTTCGTGTTCCCGCGGCCGATGACCGACCGCCCGGGCCTGGAGTTCAGCTTCAGCGGCCTGAAAACCTTTGCCCTGAACACCTGGCAGCAGTGCCGCGATGCCGGCGACGACAGTGAGCAAACCCGTTGCGACCTGTCCCTGGCATTCCAGCAGGCGGTGGTGGAGACTTTGACCATCAAGTGCAAGCGGGCGTTGAAGCAGACTGGCCTCCAGCGCCTGGTCATTGCTGGTGGCGTCAGCGCCAACAAGGCCTTGCGAGCGTCCCTCGAGGACATGCTCGGCAGCATCAAGGGCAACGTTTACTACGCACGCCCGCAGTTCTGCACCGACAACGGCGCGATGATCGCCTATGCCGGCTGCCAGCGGTTGTTGGCCGGGCAAAAGCAGGACCTGGCAATCAGCGTGCAGGCACGTTGGCCGATGGAGCAGTTGCCGCCGGTTTAA
- a CDS encoding PrkA family serine protein kinase, with protein sequence MSIFSHFQQRFESTRQEELSLQEYLELCKEDRSAYASAAERLLLAIGEPELIDTSTNSRLSRIFSNKVIRRYPAFADFHGMEECIDQIVSYFRHAAQGLEEKKQILYLLGPVGGGKSSLAEKLKQLMEKVPFYAIKGSPVFESPLGLFNATEDGAILEEEFGIPRRYLNTIMSPWATKRLQEFGGDISKFKVVKLYPSILNQIAIAKTEPGDENNQDISALVGKVDIRKLEEFPQNDADAYAYSGALCRANQGLMEFVEMFKAPIKVLHPLLTATQEGNYNSTEGLGAIPYSGILLAHSNESEWHTFRNNKNNEAFIDRIYIVKVPYCLRVSDEIKIYDKLLINSSLAKAHCAPDTLKMLAQFTVLSRLKEPENSNIYSKMRVYDGENLKDTDPKAKSIQEYRDAAGVDEGMNGLSTRFAFKILSKVFNFDPHEVAANPVHLLYVLEQQIEQEQFPAEVRERYLRYLKEYLAPRYIEFIGKEIQTAYLESYSEYGQNIFDRYVLYADFWIQDQEYRDPETGEILNRIALNEELEKIEKPAGISNPKDFRNEIVNFVLRARANNNGKNPSWLSYEKLRVVIEKKMFSNTEDLLPVISFNAKASKEDQQKHNDFVTRMVERGYTDKQVRLLSEWYLRVRKSQ encoded by the coding sequence ATGAGTATTTTTAGCCACTTCCAACAACGTTTCGAGTCTACGCGCCAGGAAGAACTCTCGCTGCAGGAGTACCTCGAGCTGTGCAAAGAGGATCGCAGTGCCTACGCATCGGCGGCCGAACGGCTGTTGCTGGCCATCGGTGAGCCGGAGCTGATCGACACCTCAACCAACTCCAGACTGTCGCGAATCTTCTCCAACAAGGTTATCCGCCGCTATCCGGCCTTTGCCGACTTCCATGGCATGGAAGAGTGCATCGACCAGATCGTGTCCTACTTCCGCCACGCCGCCCAAGGCCTGGAGGAAAAGAAACAGATCCTCTATCTGCTGGGCCCGGTGGGCGGCGGTAAGTCGTCGCTGGCCGAAAAACTCAAGCAGCTGATGGAAAAGGTACCGTTCTACGCCATCAAGGGCTCGCCGGTATTCGAGTCGCCCCTGGGCCTGTTCAACGCCACCGAAGACGGGGCCATCCTCGAGGAAGAGTTCGGCATCCCGCGGCGCTACCTGAACACCATCATGTCGCCCTGGGCCACCAAGCGCCTGCAGGAGTTCGGCGGCGACATCAGCAAGTTCAAGGTGGTGAAGCTGTACCCGTCGATCCTCAACCAGATCGCCATCGCCAAGACCGAACCCGGTGACGAGAACAACCAGGACATTTCGGCGCTGGTCGGCAAGGTGGATATCCGCAAGCTCGAGGAATTCCCGCAGAACGACGCCGACGCCTATGCCTATTCGGGCGCGCTGTGCCGGGCCAACCAGGGCCTGATGGAATTCGTCGAGATGTTCAAGGCCCCGATCAAGGTCCTGCACCCGTTGCTCACCGCCACCCAGGAAGGCAACTACAACAGTACCGAAGGCCTCGGCGCCATCCCCTACTCCGGGATTCTGCTGGCCCACTCCAACGAGTCGGAATGGCACACCTTCCGTAACAACAAGAACAACGAGGCGTTCATCGACCGGATCTACATCGTCAAGGTGCCGTACTGCCTGCGCGTCAGCGACGAAATCAAGATCTACGACAAGCTGCTGATCAACAGTTCGCTGGCCAAGGCCCACTGCGCGCCAGACACGCTGAAGATGCTCGCCCAGTTCACCGTACTATCGCGCCTGAAAGAGCCGGAAAACTCCAACATCTATTCGAAGATGCGGGTGTACGATGGGGAAAACCTCAAGGACACCGATCCGAAGGCCAAGTCGATCCAGGAGTACCGCGATGCCGCCGGCGTCGACGAAGGCATGAACGGCCTGTCGACCCGCTTCGCCTTCAAGATCCTGTCCAAGGTGTTCAACTTCGACCCGCATGAAGTGGCTGCCAACCCGGTGCACCTGCTGTATGTGCTGGAGCAGCAGATCGAGCAGGAACAGTTCCCGGCCGAGGTGCGCGAACGCTACCTGCGCTACCTGAAGGAGTACCTGGCCCCGCGCTACATCGAGTTCATCGGCAAGGAAATCCAGACCGCCTATCTGGAATCCTACAGCGAATACGGCCAGAACATCTTCGACCGCTACGTGCTGTACGCAGACTTCTGGATCCAGGACCAGGAATACCGCGACCCGGAAACCGGCGAAATCCTCAACCGTATCGCCCTCAACGAAGAACTGGAGAAGATCGAGAAGCCGGCCGGCATCAGCAACCCGAAAGATTTCCGCAACGAAATCGTCAACTTCGTGCTGCGTGCCCGGGCCAACAACAACGGCAAGAACCCGAGCTGGCTGAGCTACGAAAAGCTGCGGGTGGTGATCGAGAAGAAAATGTTCTCCAACACCGAGGACCTGCTGCCGGTCATCAGCTTCAACGCCAAGGCAAGCAAGGAGGACCAACAGAAACACAACGACTTCGTCACACGCATGGTGGAGCGTGGCTACACCGACAAACAGGTTCGTCTGCTGTCGGAATGGTACCTGCGGGTCAGGAAATCGCAATAA
- the folK gene encoding 2-amino-4-hydroxy-6-hydroxymethyldihydropteridine diphosphokinase: protein MSLSTVYLGLGSNIDREAHLCAGLDALAGILTDMRCSPAFESQAVGIKSGPFINFVVTGQTALPLIELDRRLKFIEADNGRYAPDRKGLPLDIDVLMYDGLHGTFDGLVLPRAEILKNAFVLWPLSLLAPELVHPGVGKTMAQLWQEARIDQVLAPVAFEWRGLQLTPA from the coding sequence ATGTCTCTGAGCACGGTTTACCTGGGCCTTGGCAGCAACATCGATCGCGAGGCGCACTTGTGCGCCGGGCTCGATGCGTTGGCGGGCATCCTGACCGACATGCGCTGTTCGCCGGCGTTCGAAAGCCAGGCGGTGGGGATCAAGAGCGGGCCATTCATCAACTTCGTGGTGACCGGGCAGACTGCGTTGCCGTTGATCGAACTGGACCGCCGGTTGAAGTTCATCGAGGCCGACAATGGCCGCTATGCCCCGGACCGCAAGGGCCTGCCGCTGGATATCGACGTGCTGATGTATGACGGCCTGCACGGCACGTTCGATGGGCTGGTGTTGCCTCGGGCCGAGATCCTGAAGAACGCCTTTGTGTTGTGGCCGCTGTCGCTGCTGGCGCCGGAGCTGGTGCATCCGGGGGTAGGCAAGACAATGGCGCAGTTGTGGCAGGAGGCGCGGATTGATCAGGTGTTGGCCCCGGTTGCCTTTGAGTGGCGTGGGTTGCAGCTGACTCCCGCGTAA
- a CDS encoding symmetrical bis(5'-nucleosyl)-tetraphosphatase — protein sequence MATYAVGDLQGCLQPLKCLLERVNFNPAVDRLWLVGDLVNRGPESLETLRFLYSIRQSLVCVLGNHDLHLLAAWHNVERLKKSDTLREIIEAPDADQLFDWLRQQKLLHYDEPRGIALVHAGIPPQWTLGKALELAAEVEEVLRDDERLKLYLDGMYGNEPNKWSKNLSGIERLRVITNCLTRMRFCTAEGKLDLKSKEGLDTAPKGYKPWYAHKGRRSRHVKIIFGHWAALQGQVDEPGIIALDTGCVWGGAMTLYNVDSGEYHRCDCSDDGNLRLPTQTPTLNDQS from the coding sequence ATGGCTACCTACGCCGTCGGTGACCTGCAGGGCTGCCTGCAGCCACTCAAGTGCCTGCTCGAACGGGTCAACTTCAACCCCGCCGTCGACCGCCTGTGGCTGGTCGGCGACCTGGTCAACCGCGGCCCCGAGTCACTGGAAACCCTGCGCTTCCTTTATTCGATCCGCCAGTCGCTGGTGTGCGTGCTGGGCAACCATGACCTGCACCTGCTGGCCGCCTGGCACAACGTCGAACGCCTGAAGAAAAGCGACACCCTGCGCGAGATCATCGAAGCGCCGGACGCCGACCAGCTGTTCGACTGGCTGCGCCAGCAAAAGCTGCTGCATTACGACGAACCCCGTGGCATTGCCCTGGTTCACGCCGGCATTCCACCGCAATGGACCTTGGGCAAAGCCCTGGAGCTGGCCGCCGAGGTCGAGGAAGTGCTGCGCGACGACGAGCGCCTGAAACTGTACCTGGACGGCATGTACGGCAACGAGCCGAACAAGTGGAGCAAGAACCTCAGCGGCATCGAACGCCTGCGGGTCATCACCAACTGCCTCACGCGCATGCGCTTCTGCACCGCCGAGGGCAAGCTCGACCTCAAGAGCAAGGAAGGCCTGGACACCGCCCCCAAGGGCTACAAGCCCTGGTACGCACACAAAGGCCGCCGCTCACGCCACGTGAAGATCATCTTCGGCCACTGGGCCGCCTTGCAGGGGCAGGTCGACGAGCCCGGCATCATCGCCCTGGACACCGGTTGCGTGTGGGGCGGTGCCATGACCCTGTACAACGTCGACAGCGGCGAATACCACCGTTGTGACTGCAGCGACGACGGCAACTTACGCCTCCCCACCCAAACGCCTACACTGAACGATCAATCCTGA
- the folB gene encoding dihydroneopterin aldolase translates to MDRVFIEGLEVDTVIGAYDWERDIRQCLRLDLSFAWDNRPAAAGDDLNLALDYASVSARIQAFAEQARFELVETFAERLVATLMEEFHIPWVRLKLTKPGAVPAARGGVGVEIERGCL, encoded by the coding sequence TTGGACAGAGTGTTCATCGAAGGCCTGGAAGTCGATACCGTCATCGGTGCCTATGACTGGGAGCGGGATATTCGCCAGTGCTTGCGCCTGGACCTGAGCTTTGCCTGGGACAACCGCCCGGCTGCGGCCGGTGACGACCTGAACCTGGCGCTGGACTATGCCAGTGTGTCGGCGCGCATCCAGGCGTTTGCCGAACAGGCCCGTTTCGAGTTGGTGGAAACCTTCGCCGAGCGCCTGGTGGCGACGTTGATGGAAGAGTTCCACATCCCGTGGGTGCGGTTGAAACTGACCAAGCCGGGTGCGGTGCCGGCGGCCCGTGGTGGTGTTGGCGTGGAGATCGAGCGCGGATGTCTCTGA
- the apaG gene encoding Co2+/Mg2+ efflux protein ApaG, which translates to MSDPRYQIDVSVVTRYLKEQSDPENSRFAFAYTITVQNNGSLKAKLLSRHWLITNGDGEVEEVRGAGVVGQQPNIDPGQSHTYSSGAVISTRVGTMQGSYQMFAEDGKRFDAEIAPFRLAVPGALH; encoded by the coding sequence ATGTCCGACCCCCGCTATCAGATCGACGTCAGCGTCGTGACCCGCTACCTCAAAGAACAATCCGACCCCGAAAACAGTCGTTTCGCTTTCGCCTACACCATCACCGTGCAGAACAATGGCTCGCTCAAGGCCAAGCTGCTGTCGCGCCACTGGCTGATCACCAACGGTGACGGCGAGGTCGAGGAGGTGCGTGGCGCCGGCGTGGTCGGCCAGCAGCCCAATATCGACCCGGGCCAGAGCCATACCTACAGCAGCGGCGCGGTCATCAGCACCCGCGTGGGCACCATGCAGGGCAGCTACCAGATGTTCGCCGAAGACGGCAAACGCTTCGATGCCGAGATCGCCCCCTTCCGCCTGGCGGTGCCCGGGGCGCTGCACTGA
- the glpE gene encoding thiosulfate sulfurtransferase GlpE: MSEFKRIPPEQALALRAQGAVVVDIRDPQAFAAGHITGAKHLDNHSVAEFIRNADLDAPTLVVCYHGNSSQSAAAYLVNQGFSDVYSVDGGFELWRATYPAETAQGTAE, encoded by the coding sequence ATGAGCGAATTCAAGCGCATCCCTCCCGAACAGGCCCTGGCCCTGCGCGCGCAAGGTGCGGTAGTCGTCGACATTCGCGACCCGCAGGCCTTTGCCGCCGGCCACATCACCGGTGCCAAGCATCTGGATAACCATTCGGTCGCCGAGTTCATCCGCAATGCCGACCTCGATGCCCCAACCCTGGTGGTGTGCTACCACGGCAACTCCAGCCAGAGCGCCGCGGCCTATCTGGTGAACCAGGGCTTCTCGGACGTATACAGCGTGGACGGCGGCTTTGAGCTGTGGCGCGCCACCTACCCGGCCGAAACCGCCCAGGGCACTGCCGAATAA